From the Plodia interpunctella isolate USDA-ARS_2022_Savannah chromosome 5, ilPloInte3.2, whole genome shotgun sequence genome, one window contains:
- the LOC128670419 gene encoding multiple C2 and transmembrane domain-containing protein-like, with the protein MESENNIKSDVPSHLSVDSDSSGCNSPVVLRSKSRLSNLWRSRSLSSRNSQKNSISILESIPSVENLDTKSNATAGTVSSYEVEKQRKKDLKDTIVTIVLVEAKGLPNPPDDGSSHSLFCKMRLGSRTFKSKMAANNRQPEWREKFELRLSKDYLLRVSVWDKGKQKSFMGSCVIDMSGLAKDRTHEIWQQLDDGYGSVHLSVTMCNIRNNVTDYSVVEENEMAKEKYSLRNLGTDWNIIGQLHVKVMHAKGLSGKPSAYCTLEVDNQRVQTHSARASSEPTWEKSYVFNIYDISSTLDLKVYDSSLNQIRNESLGRVYIPLLRISSRTVRWYALKDRTKRHSAKGNCPRVLLDMSIFWNPVKAAVRLFQPKEVKYLKKPPRFDLRLVHSNLEFMRDTFQVLYETNESFKSLFEWENRELSFVALLGWLFFWYNITLWGMPLLCILPFLYFWAYQRNQNEKFFRHVYNTVDEKTDVSDVEKDDNKAITLGKIQGLPELTLKITSAVEYMVSLAERMYNLVTFKVPFLSYLAMLFLLISSVALYCIPFNYMMMAFGIYKFSRKYLDPGRQLNNDLLDFISRIPDNDILRDWKELSVPEPIQRNHSKTKLPAYRSLSVL; encoded by the exons ATGGAgagtgaaaataatattaaatcggATGTTCCGTCTCATCTTTCTGTGGACTCTGACAGTAGCGGGTGTAATAGTCCAGTAGTTCTTCGCAGCAAAAGTAGGCTTTCAAATCT ATGGCGTTCCAGATCTCTGTCGAGCCGAAATAGCCAGAAAAACAGCATTTCCATCTTGGAATCCATTCCATCCGTGGAAAATCTTGACACTAAATCCAATGCAACAGCAGGCACAGTTTCGAGCTATGAG GTGGAAAAACAGAGGAAGAAAGACTTAAAAGACACAATAGTCACGATTGTTCTCGTGGAGGCCAAGGGTCTCCCGAATCCCCCGGATGATGGCTCGTCCCATAGTCTTTTCTGCAAAATGcg TCTCGGATCCAGAACCTTTAAATCCAAAATGGCCGCGAACAACCGGCAGCCGGAATGGAGGGAAAAGTTCGAACTGCGACTAAGCAAAGACTATTTGCTAAGGGTTTCAGTATGGGATAAAGGAAAACAAAAGAGTTTTATGGGAAG cTGCGTGATAGATATGTCGGGGCTCGCCAAGGACCGCACGCACGAGATATGGCAGCAGCTGGACGACGGATATGGCTCCGTGCACTTATCTGTTACCATGTGCAACATCCGCAACAATGTCACTGACTACAGCGTCGTCGAGGAAAACGAAATGGCGAAAGAGAAATAT TCCTTGCGCAACCTCGGGACCGACTGGAACATAATAGGACAGCTGCATGTGAAGGTGATGCATGCGAAGGGTCTGAGCGGCAAGCCCAGCGCGTACTGCACGCTGGAGGTGGACAACCAGCGGGTGCAGACTCACAGCGCGCGGGCCAGCTCCGAGCCCACGTGGGAGAAGAGCTATGTCTT CAATATTTACGACATCTCATCAACACTGGACCTCAAAGTGTACGACAGCTCTCTAAATCAAATACGAAATGAAAGTTTGGGAAGAGTTTATATACCGCTCCTGAGGATATCCAGCAGGACGGTGCGATGGTACGCGCTCAAGGATAGGACAAAACGCCACAGCGCCAAGGGGAATTGCCCCAGAGTTTTGTTGGACATGTCTATATTCTGGAATCCG GTGAAAGCGGCAGTTCGTTTGTTTCAGCCAAAAGAAGTTAAATACCTTAAAAAGCCTCCAAGATTTGATTTGCGCCTAGTTCACAGCAACTTGGAGTTCATGAGAGATACCTTCCAGGTTCTCTACGAAACAAATgaaagttttaa gagtTTGTTTGAGTGGGAAAACCGAGAGTTATCTTTCGTCGCCCTATTGGGCTGGCTATTCTTCTGGTACAATATTACACTGTGGGGAATGCCGCTTCTGTGTATATTaccttttctttatttctggGCTTACCAGCGCAATCAAA atGAGAAATTTTTTAGACATGTTTACAATACAGTTGACGAAAAGACTGATGTCAGTGATGTCGAAAAG gATGACAATAAGGCAATAACATTGGGGAAAATACAAGGACTTCCTGAATTGACACTGAAAATAACAAGCGCAGTAGAATATATGGTTAGCTTAGCCGAAAGAATGTACAA TTTGGTTACTTTTAAGGTTCCATTCCTGAGTTACTTAGCGATGTTATTTTTGCTGATTTCATCTGTGGCATTGTACTGTATACCATTCAACTATATGATGATGGCGTTTG gaatttataaatttagcaGAAAATATTTGGATCCCGGGAGACAATTAAACAATGATTTACTCGACTTCATATCAAGAATTCCAGACAACgacattttg agGGACTGGAAAGAGCTGAGTGTACCAGAACCGATACAGAGAAAccattcaaaaacaaaactccCTGCATATAGATCCCTTAgcgttttgtaa